The following are from one region of the Erwinia billingiae Eb661 genome:
- a CDS encoding amidohydrolase family protein, which translates to MTLRIDAHQHFWRYQPQEYGWIGDGMARLKQDFLPRQLAPELSAQGIDGSVLVQARQSLQETRGLLDLAGRSPEVKAVVGWIDLQQGDLTPQLAECEHRVLLRGFRHLIQDEADPAGWMAQPSVQLAMQQLQRKEYVWDLLVTHRHLAEATAFAARHDGHLMVLDHLGKPDLAAGAKSWARQIAPLAALPHVSCKLSGLLTEPRPAGYGIDDLLPFIDAALEAFGSDRVLAGSDWPVCLLAGEYADAWQLIQRAIVPLSASEQDAISGGNACRIYRIEDVEV; encoded by the coding sequence ATGACGCTGCGGATTGATGCGCACCAGCACTTCTGGCGCTACCAGCCGCAGGAGTATGGCTGGATCGGTGACGGGATGGCGCGGCTAAAGCAGGATTTCCTGCCACGCCAGCTGGCGCCTGAGTTGTCGGCACAGGGCATTGACGGCAGCGTGCTGGTGCAGGCCCGGCAAAGCCTGCAGGAGACGCGCGGGTTGCTGGATCTGGCCGGGCGTTCCCCCGAGGTGAAGGCGGTGGTCGGTTGGATCGATCTTCAGCAGGGCGATCTCACACCTCAACTGGCGGAATGTGAACATCGTGTATTACTGCGCGGCTTCCGCCATCTGATTCAGGACGAAGCCGATCCGGCGGGTTGGATGGCACAGCCGTCGGTACAGTTGGCGATGCAGCAGCTGCAGCGCAAAGAGTACGTCTGGGATCTGCTGGTCACACACCGACATCTGGCCGAGGCGACGGCGTTTGCGGCCCGTCACGATGGTCATCTGATGGTGCTGGATCACCTGGGCAAACCGGATCTGGCGGCCGGTGCCAAAAGCTGGGCCAGGCAGATCGCCCCGCTGGCAGCGTTACCGCATGTCAGCTGCAAACTGTCCGGCCTGCTGACCGAACCCCGCCCGGCGGGCTATGGCATTGACGATCTGCTGCCGTTTATCGATGCGGCCCTCGAGGCGTTTGGCAGCGACCGGGTGCTGGCCGGATCGGACTGGCCGGTCTGCCTGCTGGCGGGCGAGTATGCCGATGCCTGGCAGCTTATTCAGCGCGCCATCGTGCCGTTATCGGCCAGCGAGCAGGACGCCATTTCAGGCGGCAATGCCTGCCGAATCTATCGAATAGAGGACGTTGAAGTATGA
- the fucP gene encoding L-fucose:H+ symporter permease, whose protein sequence is MLVNKTTAPAYRERQAATSYRLAFIMVTVLFFMWGLSYGLLDVLNKHFQDVLHVNKAQSGLLQAAYFGAYFVVALPAGFFMDRFGYKAGVLVGLCLYALGALLFVPAASAGSFEMFLLALFVIALGLGCLETAANPYATVLGDPAGAERRLNLSQSFNGLGQFVGPVIGGSLFFSATQGTTTDGLASVKTTYVAIAALVLVIAFVFGRTRLPDIRAQEEEQSSGDEKSLWQHGHFTGGVIAQFFYVAAQVGVGAFFINYVTEHWANLSNQNASYLLSVGMVSFMIGRFFSTWLMGRVRPATLLVAYAAINIVLCAIVVSGIETLSVIALVAVFFFMSIMFPTLFAMGVKNMGKQTKRASSLMIMAIVGGAIMPYLMGAMADRYSTATAYSLPLLCFAVVLVYAVRQRAKA, encoded by the coding sequence ATGTTAGTCAATAAAACGACTGCGCCGGCTTATCGCGAGCGACAAGCGGCAACCAGCTATCGGCTGGCCTTTATTATGGTCACCGTCCTGTTTTTTATGTGGGGACTCTCCTACGGCTTGCTCGACGTGCTGAATAAGCATTTCCAGGACGTGCTGCACGTCAACAAAGCCCAGTCGGGCCTGTTGCAGGCGGCCTACTTCGGCGCGTACTTTGTGGTGGCGTTACCGGCGGGATTCTTTATGGATCGCTTCGGTTACAAGGCCGGTGTGCTGGTGGGGCTGTGCCTGTATGCGCTGGGTGCGCTGCTGTTTGTTCCTGCCGCTTCAGCCGGCAGTTTTGAGATGTTCCTGCTGGCGCTGTTTGTCATCGCGCTGGGGTTAGGCTGTCTGGAAACGGCGGCCAACCCTTACGCCACGGTGCTGGGCGATCCGGCTGGCGCGGAACGTCGCCTGAATCTGTCACAATCGTTTAATGGCCTGGGGCAGTTTGTTGGCCCGGTGATCGGCGGATCGCTGTTCTTCTCTGCCACGCAGGGCACCACCACCGATGGCCTGGCGTCAGTGAAAACCACCTACGTGGCGATTGCGGCGTTAGTGCTGGTGATTGCCTTTGTCTTTGGCCGCACCCGTCTGCCGGACATTCGCGCGCAGGAAGAAGAGCAGAGCAGCGGCGATGAAAAAAGCCTGTGGCAGCATGGCCACTTTACCGGCGGGGTGATTGCTCAGTTCTTTTATGTCGCCGCGCAGGTGGGCGTCGGTGCCTTCTTTATTAACTACGTTACCGAGCACTGGGCGAACCTCTCTAACCAGAACGCCTCTTACCTGCTGTCGGTGGGGATGGTCAGCTTTATGATTGGCCGCTTCTTCAGCACCTGGCTGATGGGACGCGTTCGTCCGGCGACGCTGCTGGTGGCGTATGCCGCCATCAACATTGTGCTGTGCGCCATCGTGGTGTCGGGGATTGAAACGCTGTCGGTGATTGCGCTGGTGGCAGTGTTCTTCTTTATGTCGATCATGTTCCCGACGCTGTTCGCGATGGGGGTGAAAAACATGGGCAAACAGACTAAACGCGCCAGTTCGCTGATGATTATGGCAATTGTCGGTGGCGCGATTATGCCGTATCTGATGGGCGCGATGGCCGATCGCTACAGCACCGCTACCGCCTACAGCCTGCCTCTGCTGTGCTTCGCCGTGGTGCTGGTGTATGCCGTGCGCCAGCGGGCGAAAGCCTGA
- a CDS encoding FadR/GntR family transcriptional regulator has protein sequence MPIKKLENPRIYRQIADQLKQLIASGEFPPGSKLPAERDLASQLQVSRASVREALIALEVIGLVDVRVGNGVIVCHPGTVASEEPVMMQAGRDQWADVDDELDIQLDFSAELPPFSLLQTRRLIEPETAALAARHASEDELALIEQAYEQNCRDNRQGSATHPGDRLFHIRIAQASGNPAYAFIIAHLLGHRYGSMFRSLQQHYTPQDMPHRSETEHLAILQALRARDPRAAKKAMKDHLDAVIEIFGRG, from the coding sequence ATGCCGATAAAAAAATTAGAAAATCCAAGAATTTACCGCCAGATTGCCGATCAGCTGAAACAGCTGATTGCCAGCGGTGAATTTCCGCCTGGCAGCAAGCTTCCTGCCGAGCGCGATCTTGCCAGTCAGCTGCAGGTCAGCCGCGCGTCGGTGCGGGAAGCGTTAATCGCGTTGGAAGTGATTGGCCTCGTGGATGTGCGCGTCGGCAACGGAGTCATTGTTTGCCATCCCGGCACCGTCGCGTCGGAAGAGCCGGTGATGATGCAGGCTGGCCGCGATCAGTGGGCCGATGTGGATGATGAACTGGATATCCAGCTGGATTTCAGCGCCGAACTGCCGCCGTTTTCGCTGCTGCAAACCCGCCGGTTGATTGAACCTGAAACCGCCGCACTGGCCGCACGCCATGCGTCAGAAGACGAACTTGCGTTGATTGAGCAGGCTTATGAGCAGAACTGCCGCGATAACCGGCAAGGCTCGGCGACGCATCCCGGCGATCGGCTGTTTCATATCCGCATTGCGCAGGCCAGCGGCAATCCGGCCTATGCCTTTATCATCGCCCATCTGTTAGGACACCGTTACGGCAGCATGTTCCGCAGCCTGCAACAGCATTACACCCCGCAGGATATGCCGCATCGCTCTGAAACCGAACATCTGGCGATCCTGCAAGCCCTGCGCGCGCGCGATCCGCGTGCAGCGAAAAAAGCAATGAAGGATCATCTGGATGCGGTGATTGAAATTTTCGGTCGGGGATAA
- a CDS encoding L-fucose dehydrogenase: MNLHLQNKVVIVTGGGSGIGAAISLTLAEEGAIPVIVSNSEPSAELMQRLHQHQPEAFFVLAELQEESSCIQAVERVTQQCGRIDGLVNNAGVNDSVGLEAGREAFVRSLEKNLIHYYLMAHLCLDHLRASQGAIVNISSKTALTGQGNTSGYASAKGGVLALTREWAASLLSDGIRVNAVIPAEVMTPLYERWIKSFDQPEEKLKQITRHIPLGKRMTTPQEIADTVVFLLSSRASHTTGQWLTVDGGYSHLDRALT; the protein is encoded by the coding sequence ATGAATCTTCATCTGCAAAACAAAGTGGTGATCGTGACCGGCGGCGGCTCCGGCATTGGCGCGGCTATCTCGCTGACGCTGGCCGAAGAAGGGGCGATCCCGGTGATTGTCAGCAACAGCGAACCGTCCGCTGAGCTGATGCAACGGCTTCACCAGCATCAGCCAGAGGCGTTTTTCGTGCTGGCGGAATTACAGGAGGAATCCAGCTGCATTCAGGCGGTGGAACGCGTCACTCAACAATGTGGCCGCATTGACGGGCTGGTGAATAACGCCGGCGTCAATGACAGCGTGGGTCTGGAAGCCGGACGGGAAGCCTTTGTGCGCTCGCTGGAAAAGAACCTGATCCATTACTACCTGATGGCGCATTTGTGTCTGGATCATCTGCGCGCCAGCCAGGGCGCCATCGTCAATATCAGCTCGAAGACCGCGCTGACCGGACAGGGAAACACCAGCGGCTATGCCTCGGCAAAAGGCGGCGTGCTGGCGCTGACGCGGGAATGGGCCGCCTCATTGCTCAGTGACGGGATCCGCGTCAACGCGGTCATCCCGGCAGAGGTGATGACGCCGCTGTACGAACGCTGGATCAAGAGCTTCGACCAGCCGGAGGAAAAGCTGAAGCAAATTACCCGCCATATTCCGCTTGGCAAGCGGATGACCACGCCGCAGGAAATCGCCGACACCGTGGTCTTTTTGCTGTCGTCGCGGGCCTCGCACACCACCGGGCAATGGCTGACGGTTGACGGCGGCTATTCCCATCTGGACAGGGCGCTGACATGA
- the narJ gene encoding nitrate reductase molybdenum cofactor assembly chaperone: MISLRVIGRLMDYPEQALFDHAAELVDALQSAAELDADSRAPLVQFIHDFCARPLLDVQAEYCELFDRGRATSLLLFEHVHGESRDRGQAMVDLLDQYRADGLQLDCKELPDYLPLYLEYLGNGSVQRARGGLQDIAPILALLAARLQQRESPYARLFDALLSLSGSGVQADALQSQVASEARDDTPAALDAVWEEEQVKFLGEQGCASAQQATHQRRFAGAVKPQYLDVAQATPRSSGH; this comes from the coding sequence ATGATCAGCTTACGTGTTATTGGCCGACTGATGGATTACCCGGAACAGGCGCTGTTCGATCACGCTGCCGAGCTGGTGGACGCGCTGCAAAGCGCGGCTGAACTGGATGCGGATAGCCGTGCTCCGCTGGTGCAGTTTATCCACGACTTCTGCGCCCGTCCGCTGCTGGACGTGCAGGCGGAGTACTGCGAGCTGTTCGATCGTGGCCGCGCCACTTCGCTGCTGCTGTTCGAACATGTGCACGGCGAATCGCGCGATCGTGGTCAGGCGATGGTCGATCTGCTGGATCAGTATCGTGCCGACGGTCTGCAGCTGGATTGCAAAGAGCTGCCGGACTACCTGCCGCTGTACCTGGAGTATCTGGGCAACGGCTCAGTGCAGCGGGCACGCGGCGGATTACAGGATATCGCGCCGATTCTGGCGCTGCTGGCGGCACGTCTTCAGCAGCGCGAAAGCCCGTATGCGCGGTTATTTGACGCGCTGCTGTCGCTGTCCGGCAGCGGTGTGCAGGCCGACGCGTTGCAAAGCCAGGTGGCAAGCGAAGCCCGCGATGATACGCCAGCCGCGCTGGATGCGGTGTGGGAAGAGGAGCAGGTGAAGTTCCTCGGCGAGCAGGGCTGCGCCTCTGCGCAACAGGCCACGCATCAGCGTCGCTTTGCTGGCGCGGTCAAGCCTCAGTATCTGGACGTGGCGCAGGCCACGCCACGTTCCTCAGGACACTAA
- a CDS encoding L-rhamnose mutarotase has protein sequence MTGNRRYCQALDLADDPQLIAEYRQYHQQIWPEITQHLRRYGIADMEIYLLGTRLVMVMETTPDFDAERFAQFSEQDAKVREWEALMWTYQRPTPWTPAGEKWVAMERIFSLQEQN, from the coding sequence ATGACCGGGAACCGACGTTACTGCCAGGCGCTGGACCTGGCTGACGATCCGCAGCTGATTGCGGAATATCGCCAGTATCACCAGCAGATCTGGCCGGAGATTACACAACATCTGCGGCGCTACGGCATCGCCGATATGGAAATTTATCTGCTGGGCACCCGGCTGGTGATGGTGATGGAAACCACGCCAGACTTCGACGCCGAGCGGTTCGCACAGTTTAGTGAGCAGGATGCGAAAGTCAGGGAATGGGAGGCGCTGATGTGGACTTATCAGCGGCCAACCCCCTGGACACCCGCCGGAGAAAAATGGGTGGCGATGGAACGGATCTTCTCTCTGCAGGAGCAGAACTAA
- a CDS encoding fumarylacetoacetate hydrolase family protein — protein sequence MKLLRYGQPGAERPALVDAQGNLRDLSDVIDDLAGSALSPASLDKLRQLNVDALPKVAGTPRIGACVGNVGKFICIGLNYADHAAETGAEIPNEPVIFSKWTSAIVGPNDAIEIPRDSVKTDWEVELGVVIGKGGRYISEADALSHVAGYCVINDVSEREFQIERGGTWDKGKGCDTFGPLGPWLVTTDEIPDANQLSMWLEVDGKRYQNGNTNTMIFKVPEIISYLSRFMSLQPGDVISTGTPPGVGMGQKPPVYLRAGQQIHLGIEGLGEQRQTTIQA from the coding sequence ATGAAATTATTACGTTACGGCCAGCCAGGCGCAGAGCGTCCGGCACTGGTTGATGCCCAGGGCAACCTGCGCGATCTCTCCGACGTGATTGACGATCTGGCCGGCAGCGCCTTGTCGCCCGCTTCACTGGACAAGCTGCGTCAGCTGAATGTCGACGCGCTGCCGAAAGTGGCTGGCACGCCGCGCATCGGCGCCTGCGTTGGCAATGTCGGCAAATTTATCTGCATCGGCCTTAACTACGCCGACCATGCGGCGGAAACCGGGGCGGAAATCCCCAACGAGCCGGTGATCTTCAGCAAATGGACCAGCGCCATTGTCGGTCCGAACGATGCGATTGAGATCCCGCGCGACTCGGTAAAAACCGACTGGGAAGTGGAGCTGGGCGTGGTGATTGGCAAAGGCGGTCGCTACATCAGCGAAGCCGATGCGCTGTCCCACGTCGCAGGCTACTGCGTGATTAACGACGTTTCCGAACGTGAATTCCAGATTGAGCGTGGCGGCACCTGGGACAAAGGCAAAGGCTGCGATACTTTCGGGCCGCTAGGACCCTGGCTGGTGACCACCGATGAAATCCCCGATGCCAATCAGCTCAGCATGTGGCTGGAAGTGGACGGCAAGCGCTATCAGAACGGCAATACCAACACCATGATTTTTAAGGTGCCGGAAATCATCAGCTACCTGAGCCGCTTTATGAGCCTGCAGCCGGGCGATGTGATTTCTACCGGCACGCCGCCGGGAGTGGGAATGGGGCAGAAGCCGCCGGTCTACCTGCGTGCCGGCCAGCAGATCCACCTCGGTATTGAGGGGCTGGGTGAACAGCGCCAGACAACCATTCAGGCTTAG
- the narH gene encoding nitrate reductase subunit beta has translation MKIRSQVGMVLNLDKCIGCHTCSVTCKNVWTSREGMEYAWFNNVESKPGVGYPHAWEDQEKWKGGWIRKINGRLEPRMGSRVGLLSKIFANPHVPELDDYYEPFDYDYQNLHTAPAGKHQPIARPRSLITGKRMKKIENGPNWEEILGGEFSKRSADQNFNNIQKAMYGQFENTFMMYLPRLCEHCLNPACVATCPSGAIYKRGEDGIVLIDQDKCRGWRMCLTGCPYKKIYFNWKSGKSEKCIFCYPRIEAGQPTVCSETCVGRIRYLGVLLYDADRIEQAASAENEQDLYQRQLDIFLDPNDPAVIEQALADGIPNSVIEAAQRSPVWKMAMDWKLALPLHPEYRTLPMVWYVPPLSPIQSVADAGELGHSGVLPDVESLRIPVQYLANLLTAGDTAPVLLALKRMLAMRHYKRAETVDGEVDTRALEQVGLTEAQAQEMYRYLAIANYEDRFVVPSSHRELAREAFPESKGCGFSFGDGCHGSDSKFNLFNSRRIDAIDVGRKTPPQEDRS, from the coding sequence ATGAAAATTCGTTCGCAAGTCGGCATGGTGCTGAACCTCGACAAATGCATCGGATGCCACACCTGTTCGGTGACCTGTAAAAACGTCTGGACCAGCCGTGAAGGCATGGAATATGCCTGGTTCAACAACGTCGAGAGCAAGCCGGGCGTGGGCTATCCCCATGCCTGGGAAGATCAGGAGAAGTGGAAGGGCGGCTGGATCCGTAAAATCAACGGCAGGCTGGAGCCACGCATGGGCAGCCGCGTCGGGCTGCTGTCGAAAATCTTCGCCAACCCGCACGTGCCGGAGCTGGATGACTATTACGAGCCGTTTGATTATGACTATCAGAATTTGCATACCGCGCCAGCGGGCAAGCATCAGCCGATAGCCCGTCCGCGCTCGCTGATCACCGGCAAGCGGATGAAGAAGATCGAAAACGGCCCGAACTGGGAAGAGATCCTCGGCGGCGAATTCTCGAAACGCTCCGCCGATCAGAACTTTAATAACATCCAGAAAGCGATGTACGGCCAGTTTGAAAACACCTTCATGATGTATCTGCCGCGCCTGTGTGAGCACTGCCTGAATCCGGCCTGCGTGGCGACCTGTCCCAGCGGCGCCATTTACAAGCGAGGCGAAGACGGCATCGTGCTGATCGATCAGGACAAATGCCGCGGCTGGAGGATGTGCCTGACCGGCTGCCCGTACAAAAAAATCTACTTCAACTGGAAAAGCGGCAAGTCGGAGAAGTGCATCTTCTGCTATCCGCGCATTGAAGCGGGTCAGCCCACCGTCTGTTCAGAAACCTGCGTCGGCCGCATTCGTTATCTCGGCGTGCTGCTGTATGACGCCGATCGCATCGAACAGGCGGCCTCAGCGGAGAACGAGCAGGATCTCTACCAGCGTCAGCTGGATATTTTCCTCGACCCGAACGATCCGGCGGTGATTGAACAGGCGCTGGCAGACGGCATTCCAAACAGTGTGATTGAGGCCGCGCAACGATCGCCGGTGTGGAAAATGGCAATGGACTGGAAGCTGGCGCTGCCGCTGCACCCGGAATACCGCACCTTACCGATGGTCTGGTATGTGCCGCCCTTATCGCCGATCCAGTCGGTTGCCGATGCCGGTGAACTCGGCCACAGCGGCGTGCTGCCGGATGTGGAAAGCCTGCGTATCCCGGTGCAGTACCTGGCGAACCTGCTGACGGCGGGGGATACCGCGCCGGTGTTGCTGGCGCTGAAGCGGATGCTGGCGATGCGTCACTACAAGCGCGCCGAAACCGTCGACGGCGAAGTGGATACCCGCGCGCTGGAGCAGGTTGGGCTGACGGAAGCGCAGGCGCAGGAGATGTACCGTTACCTGGCGATCGCTAACTACGAAGACCGTTTCGTGGTGCCCTCCAGCCACCGTGAGCTGGCGCGCGAAGCCTTCCCGGAAAGCAAAGGCTGTGGCTTTAGCTTTGGCGACGGTTGCCACGGCAGCGACAGCAAGTTCAATTTGTTTAACAGCCGCCGCATTGATGCGATAGATGTGGGCCGCAAAACGCCACCGCAGGAGGATCGGTCATGA
- the narI gene encoding respiratory nitrate reductase subunit gamma: MHYLSQFFFDIYPYIAGAVFLIGSWLRYDYGQYSWRAGSSQMLDKKGMRLASNLFHIGIMGIFFGHIVGMLTPHWMYQAFLPIDVKQKLAMIAGGICGLLTLVGGGLLLKRRLTNPRVRATSSVGDILILTLLVVQVCLGLLTIPFSAQHMDGSEMMKLVAWAQAVVTFHGGASQHLEGVAVIFRLHMVLGMTLFLLFPFCRLVHIWSAPVEYLTRRYQIVRNRR; encoded by the coding sequence ATGCACTATTTATCGCAGTTCTTTTTCGACATCTATCCCTATATTGCCGGCGCGGTTTTCCTGATCGGCAGCTGGTTACGCTACGATTATGGCCAGTACAGCTGGCGTGCAGGCTCCAGCCAGATGCTGGATAAAAAAGGCATGCGTCTGGCCTCGAACCTGTTCCATATCGGCATTATGGGCATCTTCTTTGGCCATATTGTCGGCATGTTAACGCCGCACTGGATGTACCAAGCGTTCCTGCCGATTGACGTTAAGCAGAAGCTGGCGATGATCGCCGGCGGCATTTGCGGGCTGTTAACGCTGGTGGGCGGCGGGCTGTTGCTGAAGCGTCGTCTGACCAATCCCCGCGTGCGGGCCACCAGCAGCGTGGGCGATATCCTGATCCTGACGTTGCTGGTGGTGCAGGTTTGTCTGGGATTACTGACCATCCCGTTCTCGGCCCAGCATATGGACGGCAGCGAGATGATGAAGCTGGTGGCCTGGGCGCAGGCGGTGGTGACCTTCCACGGCGGGGCTTCTCAGCATCTTGAGGGCGTGGCGGTGATTTTCCGCCTGCATATGGTACTGGGGATGACGCTGTTCCTGCTGTTCCCTTTCTGCCGCCTGGTGCATATCTGGAGCGCACCGGTCGAGTATCTGACCCGCCGCTATCAGATTGTGCGTAACCGCCGTTAA
- a CDS encoding SDR family oxidoreductase, whose amino-acid sequence MDLQGKKVLITAAGQGIGFNTAQLFADSGAEVIATDINIARLQELPGVTGRVLDVTDTQAIHALAEELGSIDVLFNCAGVVHSGDILSCTEQQWQFALDLNVTAMFHTVRAFLPGMLAQQKGSIINMSSVASSVKGVPNRFAYSASKAAVIGLTRSVAADYVGRGVRCNAICPGTVESPSLRQRIAEQAKAEGRSEADVYQAFVSRQPIGRIGKTEEIAQLALYLASDASAYTTGAIHIIDGGWSN is encoded by the coding sequence ATGGATCTTCAGGGTAAGAAAGTGCTGATCACCGCCGCAGGGCAGGGAATTGGCTTTAATACCGCGCAACTGTTTGCCGATTCGGGCGCGGAGGTGATCGCCACCGATATCAATATTGCCCGCCTACAGGAACTGCCCGGCGTCACCGGCAGGGTGCTGGACGTGACCGATACGCAGGCCATTCACGCGCTGGCGGAAGAGCTTGGCAGCATCGATGTGCTGTTTAACTGCGCTGGCGTGGTGCACAGCGGCGATATCCTCAGCTGCACGGAACAGCAGTGGCAGTTTGCCCTCGACCTGAACGTGACCGCCATGTTCCACACCGTGCGGGCGTTTTTGCCCGGCATGCTGGCGCAGCAAAAGGGCTCGATTATCAATATGTCTTCCGTCGCGTCCAGCGTGAAGGGCGTGCCAAACCGTTTTGCCTACAGCGCCTCGAAAGCGGCGGTGATTGGACTGACGCGGTCGGTGGCGGCGGATTATGTCGGCCGCGGTGTTCGCTGTAATGCCATTTGTCCGGGCACGGTGGAATCGCCGTCGCTGCGGCAGCGCATTGCTGAACAGGCTAAAGCCGAAGGGCGCAGCGAAGCCGACGTTTATCAGGCGTTTGTCTCGCGCCAGCCGATAGGGCGCATTGGCAAAACCGAAGAGATCGCCCAGCTGGCGCTGTATCTGGCCTCGGATGCCAGCGCCTACACCACCGGCGCGATCCACATTATTGATGGCGGCTGGAGCAACTGA
- a CDS encoding L-fuconate dehydratase, whose amino-acid sequence MTTITALRVEDIRFPTSLSLDGSDAMNPDPDYSAAYVILETDTPSLSGHGLTFTIGRGNEICCAAIHALQHLVVGRDLATIAADMGAFWRSFTSDSQLRWIGPDKGAIHLATGAVINAVWDLWSKAEGKPLWRLVAEMSPEELVRCVDFRYITDCITPEEALALLRQRADNKDQRLQTLLADGYPCYTTSAGWLGYPDDKLRRLCQEAVDAGFDYLKLKVGRDLEDDIRRVTIAREVIGPDRKLMIDANQVWETNEAIPWVNKLAFANPWFIEEPTSPDDIEGHRRIREGIAPVKVATGEMCQNRIMFKQFIMRGAIDVVQIDACRMGGVNEILAVMLMAAKYDLPVCPHAGGVGLCEYVQHLSMIDYLCIAGTHEGRVIEFVDHLHEHFVHPCVIKGAAYMPPEHPGFSIEMYPASIEQYRFRALEPA is encoded by the coding sequence ATGACCACGATTACTGCCCTGCGCGTTGAAGATATCCGCTTCCCGACCTCGCTGTCACTGGATGGATCGGACGCGATGAACCCGGACCCGGACTATTCCGCCGCGTACGTGATTTTAGAGACCGACACCCCGTCACTGAGCGGCCACGGGCTGACCTTTACCATTGGCCGGGGAAATGAAATTTGCTGCGCCGCAATCCATGCGCTGCAGCATCTGGTGGTCGGGCGCGATCTGGCTACCATCGCCGCAGATATGGGCGCGTTCTGGCGATCCTTTACCAGCGACAGCCAGCTGCGCTGGATTGGCCCGGACAAAGGCGCGATCCACCTGGCCACCGGCGCGGTGATCAACGCGGTGTGGGATTTGTGGAGTAAGGCCGAAGGCAAACCGCTGTGGCGGCTGGTGGCCGAGATGTCGCCAGAAGAGCTGGTGCGCTGTGTGGATTTCCGCTACATCACCGACTGCATCACGCCGGAGGAAGCGCTGGCGCTGCTGCGTCAGCGGGCGGACAACAAAGATCAGCGGCTGCAAACGCTGCTGGCTGACGGCTATCCCTGCTACACCACCTCAGCCGGCTGGCTGGGCTATCCCGATGACAAGCTGCGTCGCCTGTGTCAGGAAGCGGTGGATGCCGGTTTTGATTACCTGAAGCTGAAGGTCGGGCGCGATCTGGAAGATGACATTCGCCGGGTGACCATCGCCCGCGAAGTGATCGGCCCGGACCGCAAACTGATGATCGACGCAAACCAGGTGTGGGAAACCAATGAAGCCATTCCCTGGGTGAACAAGCTGGCGTTTGCCAATCCGTGGTTTATCGAAGAGCCGACCAGCCCGGACGACATTGAAGGGCATCGCCGCATCCGGGAAGGCATCGCGCCGGTCAAAGTGGCCACCGGCGAAATGTGCCAGAACCGCATTATGTTCAAACAGTTCATCATGCGCGGCGCGATCGATGTGGTGCAGATCGATGCCTGCCGGATGGGTGGCGTCAACGAGATCCTCGCGGTGATGCTGATGGCGGCGAAATACGATCTGCCGGTGTGTCCGCATGCCGGCGGCGTTGGGCTGTGCGAATACGTCCAGCATCTGTCGATGATCGACTATCTGTGCATTGCCGGCACCCACGAAGGCCGGGTGATTGAGTTTGTCGATCATCTGCACGAGCACTTTGTTCATCCCTGTGTGATCAAAGGAGCGGCCTATATGCCGCCAGAACATCCCGGATTCTCGATCGAAATGTACCCGGCCTCGATTGAACAATACCGCTTTCGCGCGCTGGAACCGGCCTGA